The following proteins come from a genomic window of Actinomarinicola tropica:
- a CDS encoding DNA gyrase/topoisomerase IV subunit A, which translates to MAHQGELVPFAREVVDVPVAEEMSESFLAYSMSVITSRALPDVRDGLKPVQRRILHAMHSMGIRDDTPTRKSARVVGETMGKYHPHGDGAIYDALTRLGQDFGRNVTLVHPQGNFGSLDDPPAAARYTECRLTTAAMDMIGEIGEDTVDFRSTYDGESSEPITLPALLPNLLVNGVSGIAVGMATNMAPHNLGEVHEAIKLAMTKRRPKPTIDELMAVLPGPDFPSGGIVIDDGLRDAYETGRGSIRVRARAEVGQVTARKQGIEITELPYLVGPERVISKIKELMLAGRLNGIADVKNLTDRHHGLRIQIECKTGVNPHAVLTDLYRLTPLEESFGINNVVLVDGEPRTLGLYDLCQAFVDHRLDVVVRRSRFRLGKARDRLHIVEGFLIALDAIDEVVRIIRGSQDTAEARAGLMGRFSLSEIQANAILDMPLRRLTALEKLKLEEERDELVATIADLEAILGSEQRQRTLVLKELGKLVERHGWERRSTVISADQVRDAQPAEPVPLEITDDPCIVTLTTSGLLGREPGEGTPKPSLGRHDVLVASVATTNHQPVFAITDTGRALTVTAMEVPEVAGRNRGAAASEVVDLKHGESVVTITTPGEHPLLLVTRKGVAKRVAPDELAGTKSGQNVIGLKPDDKVVAVLEAADDDEVVIIASDAQTLRTVVDQVSIQGRAAGGVAGMKLKGDATVVGAGLAVPGAMVLSVTDTGTAKLTDVAEIPTKGRATGGVRLTRFKSEKRLAWAHVAPVEDLVAVVGKEDNPTRPDSTPVVLPLSPTRRDTLSTATEERLLAVGTRRF; encoded by the coding sequence ATGGCCCACCAGGGTGAGCTCGTCCCCTTCGCTCGGGAGGTCGTCGACGTCCCGGTCGCGGAGGAGATGAGCGAGTCGTTCCTCGCCTACTCGATGTCGGTCATCACGTCGCGCGCCCTGCCCGACGTGCGTGACGGCCTCAAGCCCGTCCAGCGCCGGATCCTCCACGCCATGCACTCGATGGGGATCCGGGACGACACCCCCACCCGCAAGAGCGCCCGCGTCGTGGGCGAGACGATGGGCAAGTACCACCCCCACGGCGACGGCGCGATCTACGACGCCCTCACCCGCCTGGGCCAAGACTTCGGCCGCAACGTCACGCTCGTCCACCCCCAGGGCAACTTCGGCTCGCTCGACGACCCGCCGGCGGCCGCCCGCTACACCGAGTGCCGGCTCACCACCGCGGCGATGGACATGATCGGCGAGATCGGCGAGGACACCGTCGACTTCCGCTCCACCTACGACGGCGAGAGCTCCGAGCCGATCACCCTGCCGGCGCTGCTCCCGAACCTGCTCGTGAACGGCGTCAGCGGCATCGCCGTGGGCATGGCCACCAACATGGCGCCCCACAACCTCGGCGAGGTGCACGAGGCCATCAAGCTCGCGATGACCAAGCGCCGGCCGAAGCCCACGATCGACGAGCTGATGGCCGTCCTCCCCGGACCGGACTTCCCGTCCGGCGGCATCGTCATCGACGACGGCCTGCGCGACGCCTACGAGACCGGGCGGGGCAGCATCCGCGTCCGGGCCCGCGCCGAGGTCGGCCAGGTCACCGCCCGCAAGCAGGGCATCGAGATCACCGAGCTGCCCTACCTCGTCGGCCCGGAGCGGGTGATCTCCAAGATCAAGGAGCTCATGCTCGCCGGTCGCCTCAACGGCATCGCCGACGTCAAGAACCTGACCGACCGCCACCACGGCCTGCGCATCCAGATCGAGTGCAAGACCGGCGTGAACCCCCACGCCGTGCTCACCGACCTCTACCGCCTCACGCCGCTCGAGGAGAGCTTCGGCATCAACAACGTGGTGCTCGTCGACGGCGAGCCCCGCACGCTCGGCCTCTACGACCTGTGCCAGGCCTTCGTCGACCACCGCCTCGACGTCGTCGTGCGCCGCAGCCGCTTCCGCCTCGGCAAGGCCCGGGACCGCCTGCACATCGTCGAGGGCTTCCTCATCGCCCTCGATGCCATCGACGAGGTCGTCCGGATCATCCGCGGCTCCCAGGACACCGCCGAGGCCCGCGCCGGGCTGATGGGTCGCTTCTCCCTCTCGGAGATCCAGGCCAACGCCATCCTCGACATGCCGCTGCGCCGACTCACCGCCCTCGAGAAGCTGAAGCTCGAGGAGGAGCGCGACGAGCTTGTCGCCACCATCGCCGACCTCGAGGCCATCCTCGGCAGCGAGCAGCGCCAGCGGACGCTCGTGCTGAAGGAGCTCGGGAAGCTGGTCGAGCGCCACGGCTGGGAGCGCCGCTCGACGGTGATCTCCGCCGACCAGGTGCGCGACGCGCAGCCGGCCGAGCCGGTGCCGCTCGAGATCACCGACGACCCGTGCATCGTCACCCTCACCACCAGCGGGCTGCTCGGGCGTGAGCCGGGCGAGGGCACCCCGAAGCCGAGCCTCGGGCGCCACGACGTCCTCGTCGCGTCGGTGGCCACCACCAACCACCAGCCGGTGTTCGCGATCACCGACACGGGTCGGGCGCTCACGGTCACCGCCATGGAGGTGCCGGAGGTCGCGGGACGCAACCGTGGCGCCGCGGCCAGCGAGGTCGTCGACCTGAAGCACGGCGAGTCGGTCGTCACCATCACCACGCCGGGCGAGCACCCGCTGCTGCTGGTCACCCGCAAGGGCGTCGCCAAGCGCGTCGCGCCCGACGAGCTCGCCGGCACGAAGTCCGGTCAGAACGTGATCGGCCTCAAGCCCGACGACAAGGTCGTCGCGGTGCTGGAGGCGGCGGACGACGACGAGGTGGTCATCATCGCCTCCGACGCGCAGACGCTGCGCACCGTCGTCGACCAGGTCAGCATCCAGGGCCGGGCCGCCGGTGGCGTCGCGGGCATGAAGCTGAAGGGCGACGCCACCGTGGTCGGCGCGGGCCTCGCCGTCCCCGGTGCGATGGTGCTGAGCGTCACCGACACCGGCACCGCCAAGCTCACCGACGTGGCGGAGATCCCCACCAAGGGTCGGGCCACCGGCGGCGTCCGCCTCACCCGCTTCAAGAGCGAGAAGCGGCTCGCCTGGGCCCACGTCGCACCGGTCGAGGACCTCGTCGCCGTCGTCGGCAAGGAGGACAACCCGACCCGGCCCGACAGCACGCCGGTCGTCCTCCCCCTCTCCCCCACCCGTCGCGACACGCTGAGCACCGCCACCG